One Serpentinicella alkaliphila DNA segment encodes these proteins:
- a CDS encoding TlyA family RNA methyltransferase, with protein sequence MEKNRLDVLLVEKGHFETREKARGAIMAGLVFVDQQKIDKPGTKVDPNSNFLVKGPSIPYVSRGGLKLEKAINEFNINLNNKVCMDVGASTGGFTDCMLINGASKVYAIDVGYGQLDYKLRQDNRVVVMERTNIRYVTTENIQDYVDFVSIDVSFISLKLVLPVVKTLIKEDGNIVALIKPQFEAGKDRVGKKGVVKDKNVHIDVVKEIISYSEEIGFQVLDLTFSPVKGPEGNIEYLLYLSNLLDNSSKNTIDIESIINKSHENL encoded by the coding sequence ATGGAAAAAAATAGATTGGATGTTTTACTTGTTGAAAAGGGGCATTTTGAAACAAGAGAAAAGGCTAGGGGAGCCATAATGGCTGGGCTAGTCTTTGTTGATCAGCAAAAGATTGATAAGCCTGGTACAAAGGTTGATCCTAACTCTAACTTTCTTGTCAAAGGTCCTTCTATTCCCTATGTGAGTCGTGGAGGACTTAAGCTTGAAAAAGCTATTAATGAATTTAATATAAACTTAAATAATAAAGTATGTATGGATGTAGGGGCTTCTACTGGTGGCTTTACTGATTGTATGCTAATTAACGGTGCTAGTAAAGTATATGCCATCGACGTTGGTTATGGACAATTAGATTACAAGCTAAGACAGGATAACAGAGTTGTAGTTATGGAAAGAACTAATATACGTTATGTAACTACTGAGAACATACAAGACTATGTAGATTTTGTTTCTATTGATGTTTCATTCATCTCTTTAAAGCTAGTTTTACCTGTTGTTAAAACTTTGATCAAAGAAGATGGGAATATCGTAGCATTAATCAAACCGCAATTTGAGGCAGGTAAAGATAGAGTAGGTAAGAAGGGTGTAGTTAAGGATAAAAATGTACATATTGATGTAGTAAAGGAAATAATTAGTTATTCAGAAGAAATAGGGTTTCAAGTACTGGATTTGACCTTCTCACCTGTCAAAGGACCAGAGGGTAATATTGAATATTTACTCTATTTAAGTAACTTATTAGACAATAGCAGTAAAAATACTATAGATATTGAAAGTATTATTAATAAATCTCATGAAAATTTATAA
- the dxs gene encoding 1-deoxy-D-xylulose-5-phosphate synthase, whose amino-acid sequence MLNSLLDQIKSIGDFRKIKKHQINILAEELRNFLIANVSKTGGHLASNLGVVELTLALHTIFDSPKDKIIWDVGHQSYIHKILTGRKDDFHTLRQYKGLSGFPKRLESDHDHFDTGHSSTSISAALGMACARDLNKEKHSVVAVIGDGALTGGMAFEALNHAGQSNKNITIILNDNEMSISENVGGVSNYLNKIRTTPLYYKFKGDMENLIVNIPAIGKSVYKTAEKAKDCIKYFFVPGVLFEELGFTYLGPIDGHNYAELCKVLESTKNISGPILLHVVTKKGKGYAVAENAPEKFHGIGPFNINTGELLSTNKNLSYSELVGNLLVEHAENNEKIVAITAAMPSGTGLVPFSKAFPNRFFDVGIAEQHAVTFAAGLAVAGYKPFFAVYSTFLSRAMGQVINDVCLQSLPVTFLIDRAGIVGNDGETHHGIMDISMLYPIPNLTILAPKDGNELREMMDFAVNLNGPVAIRYPRGNVHSLSSEFPKVSIESKKGEILYNTGKDALIIAVGHMNELALQVCERLKRENINVTLINPRFLKPLDSNLILENAIKCKKVYTIEDNYKYGGFGSQICSLLNEHNIFKEVNVFAFPDKFIEHGDVNLLYDVYGLTVDDIVTIISKDFDSNIINKIVFNR is encoded by the coding sequence ATGTTGAACTCCCTGTTAGATCAGATTAAAAGCATTGGAGATTTTAGAAAAATTAAAAAACATCAAATTAATATATTAGCTGAAGAGTTAAGAAATTTTCTAATAGCAAATGTATCAAAAACTGGTGGACATTTAGCATCGAACCTAGGTGTAGTTGAGCTAACCTTAGCACTTCATACTATCTTCGATAGCCCAAAGGATAAAATTATATGGGACGTAGGCCATCAAAGCTATATACATAAGATATTAACCGGAAGGAAAGATGATTTTCATACACTTAGGCAATATAAGGGGCTTAGCGGCTTTCCTAAAAGATTAGAAAGTGACCATGATCATTTTGATACAGGTCACAGTAGTACATCTATTTCAGCTGCCTTAGGAATGGCATGTGCCCGGGATTTAAATAAAGAAAAGCATTCAGTTGTTGCTGTAATAGGGGATGGAGCATTAACTGGTGGTATGGCCTTTGAAGCACTTAATCATGCGGGTCAAAGCAATAAAAATATTACGATAATTTTAAACGATAACGAAATGTCAATATCTGAAAATGTTGGTGGAGTATCTAATTATTTGAATAAAATTAGAACAACACCTTTATATTATAAATTTAAGGGCGATATGGAAAACCTTATAGTAAACATACCAGCAATTGGAAAGAGTGTATACAAAACTGCTGAAAAAGCAAAGGATTGTATAAAATACTTTTTTGTTCCTGGAGTTCTATTTGAAGAATTGGGCTTTACATACTTAGGTCCAATTGATGGCCATAATTATGCTGAGCTATGTAAAGTTCTAGAAAGCACTAAAAATATATCCGGACCAATTTTACTTCATGTAGTCACTAAAAAAGGCAAAGGCTATGCTGTAGCCGAAAATGCCCCGGAAAAATTTCATGGTATTGGACCCTTTAACATAAATACGGGTGAATTACTGTCTACTAATAAAAATCTAAGTTACTCAGAATTAGTTGGTAATCTATTAGTAGAGCATGCTGAAAATAATGAAAAGATTGTAGCGATTACTGCAGCAATGCCTTCAGGTACAGGATTAGTACCATTTTCTAAAGCATTCCCTAATAGATTCTTCGATGTAGGAATTGCAGAGCAACATGCGGTTACCTTTGCTGCAGGTTTAGCAGTAGCTGGATATAAGCCATTCTTTGCAGTTTATTCTACATTTTTATCTAGAGCAATGGGTCAGGTAATAAACGATGTTTGCTTACAATCCCTACCTGTAACATTTTTAATTGACCGTGCAGGTATTGTAGGTAATGATGGCGAAACTCACCATGGTATAATGGATATCTCAATGTTATATCCAATACCTAATTTAACAATTTTGGCTCCAAAAGATGGTAATGAACTTAGAGAAATGATGGATTTTGCAGTTAATTTAAATGGTCCAGTTGCAATAAGGTATCCTAGGGGTAACGTTCATAGTTTAAGCTCAGAATTTCCAAAAGTGTCTATAGAAAGCAAAAAGGGTGAAATTCTATATAATACTGGTAAGGATGCTTTAATTATTGCTGTTGGCCATATGAACGAGTTAGCTTTACAAGTATGCGAAAGGCTTAAACGTGAAAACATTAATGTAACATTAATAAATCCTAGGTTTTTGAAGCCTTTAGATAGTAATTTAATTTTGGAAAATGCAATAAAATGTAAAAAAGTATATACTATAGAAGATAATTATAAATATGGTGGTTTTGGCTCTCAAATATGTTCCTTATTAAATGAGCACAATATATTTAAAGAAGTAAATGTTTTCGCTTTTCCAGATAAATTTATCGAACATGGAGATGTAAATTTACTATATGATGTTTATGGGTTAACTGTTGATGATATTGTTACGATAATTTCAAAGGACTTTGATTCAAATATAATAAATAAAATTGTATTTAACAGATAG
- a CDS encoding divergent PAP2 family protein: MNFIDSLSNNKIFWAAVLAWFIAQTLKVIHTLIIDKRINFSRFVGSGGMPSSHSALVTALTTAIGLTHGFDSGLFALSLCFSLVVMYDAAGVRNAVGKQAVILNKMIEDLQTKKNKGLVKQSENRLKELIGHTPFEVFAGAILGIVVAKILI, encoded by the coding sequence GTGAATTTTATAGATTCCCTAAGTAATAATAAAATATTTTGGGCTGCAGTTCTTGCATGGTTTATTGCCCAAACTTTGAAGGTAATTCATACTTTAATTATTGATAAAAGGATTAATTTTTCGAGGTTTGTAGGCTCTGGTGGAATGCCAAGCTCTCATTCAGCCTTAGTAACAGCACTAACAACTGCTATAGGGCTTACCCATGGATTTGATTCTGGATTATTTGCCCTATCTCTTTGTTTTTCATTAGTTGTAATGTATGACGCGGCGGGAGTAAGAAATGCTGTTGGTAAACAGGCAGTTATATTAAACAAGATGATAGAGGATTTACAAACTAAAAAAAATAAAGGACTGGTTAAACAAAGTGAAAACCGTCTTAAAGAGTTAATTGGACATACGCCATTTGAAGTGTTTGCAGGGGCTATACTGGGTATAGTTGTTGCTAAAATTTTAATTTGA
- a CDS encoding polyprenyl synthetase family protein codes for MSWKNELTQYMELINKHLDQVMNMEKEENYILIDSMKYSLFAGGKRLRPVLALASYQLFANDLNNILPYACGLEMIHTYSLIHDDLPAMDNDDYRRGKLTNHKVFGEGIAVLAGDGLLNHSFELMLGHALTQPQMEPYVRSIYEIAKAAGIQGMIGGQTVDLQSENVKVSAETLNYIHLKKTAALIIASLKIGAIIGNGNKEDINNMELIGKNLGLAFQIQDDILDIIGDQSKLGKDVGSDQEKNKSTYPSMYGLDFSINKVKELTNSIYDTLNKYGEKAIFLKELCNYLVDREY; via the coding sequence ATGTCGTGGAAAAATGAGCTTACACAATATATGGAATTAATTAATAAACATTTAGACCAAGTAATGAATATGGAGAAGGAAGAAAATTACATTCTAATTGATTCTATGAAATATAGCCTCTTCGCTGGGGGAAAAAGATTAAGACCAGTATTGGCCTTAGCTTCCTATCAATTGTTTGCTAATGATTTAAATAATATACTACCCTATGCCTGTGGTTTAGAAATGATACATACATATTCATTAATTCATGATGACTTACCAGCAATGGATAATGATGATTATAGAAGAGGTAAATTAACTAATCATAAGGTTTTTGGAGAAGGAATAGCTGTTTTAGCGGGAGATGGACTGTTAAATCATTCTTTTGAATTAATGCTAGGACATGCATTAACTCAGCCGCAGATGGAGCCATATGTAAGGAGTATTTATGAAATAGCGAAGGCGGCCGGAATTCAAGGAATGATAGGTGGTCAAACTGTAGATTTACAAAGTGAAAACGTAAAGGTTTCTGCTGAAACTTTAAACTATATTCATTTAAAAAAAACTGCCGCATTAATTATTGCAAGCTTGAAGATTGGTGCAATAATTGGTAATGGTAATAAGGAAGACATTAATAACATGGAATTAATCGGTAAAAACCTAGGTCTTGCCTTTCAAATTCAGGATGATATCTTAGATATTATTGGAGACCAAAGTAAATTAGGAAAAGATGTTGGTAGTGACCAGGAAAAAAATAAATCTACATATCCATCTATGTATGGATTAGATTTTTCCATAAATAAAGTTAAGGAATTAACTAATAGTATTTATGACACATTAAATAAATACGGTGAAAAAGCAATCTTTTTAAAAGAGCTATGTAATTATTTAGTTGACAGAGAATATTAA
- the xseB gene encoding exodeoxyribonuclease VII small subunit: MNQKSYEEAVKRLEEVIELLEGKDVTLDDSLKLFQEGIELYRFCNGKLTEVEEKISLVIETNKGYEEKSFMLDNTEV, from the coding sequence GTGAATCAAAAAAGCTATGAAGAGGCAGTAAAGAGATTAGAGGAAGTAATTGAATTGTTAGAAGGAAAGGATGTTACTCTAGATGATTCACTGAAATTATTTCAGGAGGGCATTGAACTCTATAGATTTTGTAATGGGAAGCTAACAGAGGTAGAAGAAAAGATTAGCTTAGTGATTGAAACCAATAAGGGCTATGAAGAAAAATCATTTATGTTAGACAATACGGAGGTCTAA
- the xseA gene encoding exodeoxyribonuclease VII large subunit: MRIKTLTVTQVTDYIKRILSSDPILYNLKVEGELSNVKEHGSGHIYFTLKDKNTKINCIMFKGNSEKLKMPLSNGMKVVVSGYISVYERDGQYQLYASQIDEVGLGNLHLAFEELKRKLEKEGLFDPANKKPLPKLPKKIGIVTSTTGAVIKDIITVIKRRYPYVHLLIYPSLVQGPEAPASISKAIEHFNRSNNVEVIILARGGGSLEELWAFNEEIVARSIYNSNIPIISAVGHETDFTISDFVADVRANTPSTAAELVLPNFYDCKNYINILNKRLHNSLNKKVDESRRKLKYLRNNYYLKYPLNRIYNEKQHLDRIHRELIKIISTRVDMAKNNLKYKAEQLNSLSPLSILSRGYSITCTENNEIIKGIDSVKVNDTINIHYLDGQALCKVVEVKEEGIYSESKKL, from the coding sequence ATGCGTATAAAAACCTTAACAGTAACCCAGGTAACTGATTATATTAAAAGAATACTATCAAGTGATCCTATACTATATAACTTAAAGGTAGAAGGGGAGCTTTCTAATGTAAAAGAGCATGGCAGTGGGCATATATATTTTACACTGAAGGATAAGAATACAAAAATAAATTGTATAATGTTTAAAGGAAATAGTGAGAAGCTTAAAATGCCTCTAAGCAATGGTATGAAAGTAGTTGTAAGTGGCTATATTTCAGTTTATGAGAGAGATGGACAATATCAACTTTATGCATCTCAAATTGATGAAGTAGGTTTAGGGAATTTACATTTGGCCTTTGAAGAGCTAAAACGCAAGCTAGAAAAAGAAGGGTTATTTGACCCTGCTAATAAAAAACCCTTACCTAAACTTCCAAAAAAAATTGGAATCGTAACTTCTACAACAGGTGCAGTTATAAAAGATATAATTACTGTAATAAAAAGAAGGTATCCTTATGTTCATCTTTTAATATATCCTTCTTTAGTTCAAGGTCCCGAAGCACCAGCATCCATAAGTAAAGCTATTGAACACTTTAATAGATCTAATAATGTAGAAGTAATTATACTTGCTAGAGGCGGAGGTTCTCTCGAGGAGCTTTGGGCGTTTAACGAGGAGATCGTTGCCAGATCTATTTACAATAGTAATATACCAATAATATCAGCTGTAGGACATGAAACAGATTTTACTATTTCAGATTTTGTAGCAGACGTTAGGGCAAATACTCCTTCAACCGCAGCAGAACTTGTACTACCTAACTTTTATGATTGTAAAAATTATATAAATATTTTAAATAAAAGACTACATAATTCTTTAAATAAAAAGGTTGATGAGTCGAGAAGAAAGCTAAAATATTTAAGGAATAACTATTACTTAAAATATCCGTTAAATAGAATCTATAACGAAAAGCAGCATTTAGATAGAATTCATAGAGAGTTAATAAAAATAATTTCTACTAGGGTAGATATGGCGAAAAATAATCTCAAGTATAAAGCAGAACAATTAAACAGCTTAAGTCCTTTATCAATTTTGTCAAGGGGATACAGTATTACCTGTACGGAAAACAATGAAATAATTAAAGGGATAGACTCAGTTAAAGTAAATGACACAATTAATATACATTATTTAGACGGACAAGCCCTATGTAAAGTTGTAGAGGTAAAGGAAGAGGGGATATATAGTGAATCAAAAAAGCTATGA
- a CDS encoding bifunctional 5,10-methylenetetrahydrofolate dehydrogenase/5,10-methenyltetrahydrofolate cyclohydrolase, giving the protein MASIIDGKKISEDMLDGLKSSIQKLKDEFNLTPGLAVVIVGDDPASHTYVNMKEKKCNEVGMYSEVHRLPESISELELLKIIEELNYNDKVHGILVQLPLPEHINEYTVNEHISFEKDVDGFHPVNIGNLQLNRPSFVPCTPKGIIELIKSTGTTIEGKNAVVLGRSNIVGLPTAMLLLNENATVTICHSRTKNLKETTLKADIIVCATGVHGVLTEDMIKEGVIIVDAGIIKLGDKMVGDVNFDDVMHKTSFITPVPGGVGPMTIAMLMKNTYEAALKCV; this is encoded by the coding sequence ATGGCCTCTATTATTGATGGAAAAAAAATATCAGAAGATATGTTAGATGGACTAAAAAGTAGCATACAAAAACTAAAAGATGAGTTTAATCTCACTCCAGGACTTGCTGTGGTTATAGTAGGTGATGATCCTGCGTCCCATACATATGTAAATATGAAAGAGAAGAAATGCAATGAGGTAGGCATGTATTCTGAAGTCCATAGATTACCAGAATCTATAAGTGAGCTGGAGCTATTAAAAATAATAGAAGAACTAAATTACAATGACAAAGTTCATGGGATTTTAGTGCAATTACCTCTACCTGAACACATTAATGAATATACGGTTAATGAACATATTTCCTTCGAAAAGGATGTTGATGGTTTTCATCCTGTAAACATAGGAAATTTACAATTAAATAGACCTTCCTTTGTGCCATGTACGCCAAAAGGGATAATTGAGCTTATTAAGTCTACTGGAACAACTATAGAGGGTAAAAATGCTGTAGTCTTAGGAAGAAGCAATATAGTAGGACTACCTACGGCAATGCTCTTACTTAATGAAAATGCAACAGTTACTATTTGTCACTCAAGAACAAAAAACCTAAAGGAAACTACTTTAAAAGCAGATATTATTGTTTGTGCTACAGGAGTTCATGGGGTCTTAACTGAAGATATGATTAAAGAGGGCGTCATAATAGTAGATGCAGGTATTATAAAACTAGGTGATAAAATGGTTGGGGATGTTAATTTTGATGATGTAATGCATAAGACATCTTTTATTACACCTGTTCCAGGGGGAGTAGGTCCCATGACTATTGCTATGCTAATGAAAAATACATATGAGGCAGCATTAAAATGCGTATAA
- the nusB gene encoding transcription antitermination factor NusB: MKRAMARELCMKILYEMSMQKKYDRDILNYYLESESEQLDEQREYVTTAVTSFLEKIEEVDALIEQYAIGWHVDRLAKVDLAILRLAITEMQYIDDIPKNVSINEALELAKKYSTEESSPFINGILDKLIKKEV; encoded by the coding sequence ATGAAAAGAGCAATGGCTAGAGAATTATGTATGAAGATTCTATATGAAATGAGTATGCAAAAAAAATATGACAGGGACATATTAAACTACTATTTAGAGAGTGAAAGTGAACAACTTGATGAGCAAAGGGAGTATGTCACTACTGCGGTTACATCATTTTTAGAAAAAATTGAAGAAGTTGATGCATTGATCGAGCAGTATGCAATTGGTTGGCACGTTGATAGGTTGGCTAAGGTTGATTTAGCAATTTTAAGATTAGCTATCACTGAAATGCAATATATTGATGACATTCCAAAGAATGTATCTATAAATGAAGCTTTGGAATTAGCAAAAAAATATAGTACAGAAGAATCTAGTCCATTTATTAATGGGATATTAGATAAGCTAATTAAAAAGGAGGTGTAA
- a CDS encoding Asp23/Gls24 family envelope stress response protein, translating into MEAINTLEYGEVKIASEVVATIVGLAALEVKGVAGMSGGLANGIAEKLGKKSLSKGVKLEIKEKEVIIDLYIIVDYGTKIPDISWEIQNNVIKVVETMIGLKAMNVNIHVQGVHFPQEPAKQENQ; encoded by the coding sequence TTGGAAGCTATTAACACATTAGAATACGGAGAAGTTAAAATAGCTAGTGAGGTAGTTGCTACTATCGTTGGTTTAGCAGCCCTAGAGGTTAAAGGTGTAGCTGGAATGAGTGGTGGTCTAGCCAATGGCATTGCAGAAAAGCTCGGGAAAAAGAGCCTTTCAAAGGGAGTTAAGCTAGAAATTAAAGAAAAAGAAGTAATTATAGATTTATATATAATAGTTGACTATGGAACCAAAATTCCAGATATATCTTGGGAAATCCAAAATAATGTTATAAAAGTAGTAGAAACTATGATTGGTCTTAAAGCAATGAATGTTAATATTCATGTTCAGGGTGTTCACTTCCCTCAGGAACCAGCAAAGCAAGAGAACCAATAA
- a CDS encoding SpoIIIAH-like family protein: MSSVRRRKNFVIFSLVIMLCLIGYINFSLNRQSLLQTSSEYEKYQMTMMKESGMMTEILDEGEVVFIEDEELLKEEDGLEEVSIVDSMDPSRIQDVALETSATITETLTNKKALSSNAYFIEGRIERDKKRSEMIGYLDNIVKSELTSSEMRNEAQTIKLQVIANVDREVKIENMIKAKGFNDALVYITDNSLSTVIHTDDLTQQDVAQIVDIIKREASFIPLDNVVIMNKK, from the coding sequence ATGAGTTCAGTTAGAAGAAGAAAAAACTTCGTAATTTTTTCCCTAGTAATAATGTTGTGTTTAATAGGGTACATTAATTTTAGTTTGAATAGACAATCACTTCTACAAACATCTAGTGAATATGAAAAGTATCAGATGACTATGATGAAAGAAAGTGGAATGATGACAGAGATTCTAGATGAGGGTGAAGTAGTTTTTATAGAAGATGAAGAGCTTTTAAAAGAAGAGGATGGTTTAGAAGAAGTATCTATAGTTGATAGTATGGATCCTAGCCGTATTCAAGATGTAGCATTGGAAACTTCTGCTACTATTACGGAAACTTTGACAAATAAAAAGGCTTTATCTAGCAATGCATATTTTATAGAGGGTCGTATTGAAAGAGATAAAAAACGCAGTGAAATGATTGGTTATTTAGATAATATAGTTAAAAGTGAGCTTACTAGTTCTGAAATGAGAAATGAAGCTCAAACAATTAAACTTCAAGTTATCGCTAATGTTGATAGAGAAGTTAAAATTGAAAATATGATTAAGGCTAAAGGATTTAATGATGCTCTAGTATACATAACAGATAATTCATTAAGCACAGTTATTCATACGGATGATTTAACTCAGCAGGATGTAGCCCAAATAGTTGATATTATTAAACGAGAAGCCAGCTTCATACCTTTAGATAATGTAGTAATTATGAATAAAAAATAG
- the spoIIIAG gene encoding stage III sporulation protein AG gives MDFSKIGEKLKDFVSKKHVANIIVVMAVLVIALIAYSDFFVKSSNTKSSPGKLQDDVLVQTANRELTEEEALEKKLKTILETMRGVGRVEVMITLEMGSEIIPASNTVNSIDTTEEKDSSGGVRLMTSQSSTQNIVTSNNGSQQKPLVLKEIKPQINGVIVVAEGAENIEVKAELYDAVKTVLQVPGHKVQIYPKN, from the coding sequence ATGGACTTTAGTAAAATTGGAGAGAAATTAAAGGATTTTGTATCTAAGAAACATGTAGCAAATATAATTGTTGTGATGGCGGTACTAGTTATTGCATTAATAGCCTATAGTGATTTCTTTGTTAAGAGCTCTAATACTAAAAGTAGCCCGGGAAAGCTTCAGGATGATGTACTGGTCCAAACAGCTAATCGAGAATTGACAGAGGAGGAGGCTTTAGAGAAAAAACTGAAAACTATCCTTGAGACAATGAGAGGTGTAGGTAGGGTAGAGGTAATGATTACACTGGAAATGGGAAGTGAAATAATTCCAGCTTCAAATACAGTTAACTCAATCGATACAACTGAAGAGAAAGATTCAAGTGGTGGAGTTCGTTTAATGACGTCCCAAAGCTCAACTCAAAATATAGTTACATCAAATAATGGTAGCCAGCAAAAACCTTTAGTACTTAAAGAGATTAAACCACAAATTAATGGTGTAATTGTAGTAGCAGAGGGGGCAGAAAATATAGAAGTAAAGGCTGAATTGTATGATGCTGTAAAAACAGTATTACAAGTACCTGGACATAAAGTACAAATATATCCTAAAAACTAA
- the spoIIIAF gene encoding stage III sporulation protein AF translates to MEVIKNWVVTIMSVIIFITFVEIIIPSGKSKKYINVVVGLLIIVVILNPLLHIFREGVNFSDTVVQASNQIEYVTTVNRVENMQYHQEALVLEIYKNNLASQMKNRIEKTTQYIVKNIELDIEKESKDFGLIKGVELYLEHQGTSAKSSKGIEPVRVDVSLNKNSSVQTLSQASNEGRAIKNDFSSFYNLSEENINIYIYNKKTSEED, encoded by the coding sequence ATGGAGGTAATAAAAAATTGGGTTGTAACTATAATGTCCGTAATAATCTTTATAACCTTTGTAGAAATTATAATACCAAGTGGCAAGAGTAAAAAATATATAAATGTTGTAGTGGGATTATTAATAATTGTAGTTATTTTAAATCCCCTCCTGCATATATTTAGAGAAGGAGTAAATTTTAGTGATACGGTTGTCCAAGCTTCGAACCAGATCGAATATGTGACTACCGTAAATAGAGTAGAAAATATGCAATATCATCAAGAGGCATTAGTTCTAGAAATATATAAGAACAATTTAGCTAGTCAAATGAAAAACAGAATAGAGAAAACAACACAATACATAGTAAAAAATATTGAGCTAGACATAGAAAAGGAATCAAAGGACTTCGGATTAATTAAAGGCGTAGAATTATATTTAGAGCACCAGGGTACATCAGCAAAGAGTTCAAAGGGGATAGAGCCTGTAAGAGTTGACGTTAGTCTAAATAAAAACAGTTCTGTACAAACTCTTAGTCAAGCTAGTAACGAAGGTAGAGCAATAAAAAATGATTTTAGCAGCTTCTATAATTTATCAGAAGAAAATATAAATATATATATTTATAATAAAAAAACAAGTGAGGAGGATTAA
- the spoIIIAE gene encoding stage III sporulation protein AE — protein MKKVLMLIFVIYLFNVCFAYANEDKGSLSPENIVINQIDNVDTQELQDILNTINRDFDEFFPKIEIKSFLQKLIRGEETLSFKQILLGSLNYLFREIVANWKLLGQIIILSAICSILSNLQSAFENDVVAKLAYNACYLVIASITIRSFIIAINLGKETIDMMVTFMQTLMPILLAMIIAMGGITTSAFFQAFLIGAIGIIGTVIKTVVLPLVLFSAVLSIVNNFSTKIQVTKLATLIKQAAALVLGFMFTAFVGVITVQGLTSSTVDGITIRTAKFAVDKFVPIVGGFLSDAMDTVIGASLILKNGIGAIGFITIFLICLMPVIKILALIAIYKLCAAVVEPLSQSNLVKCLNEMSGALVLLFATISSVAIMFFITIAIIVGTGNITVMMR, from the coding sequence ATGAAAAAAGTACTAATGCTGATTTTTGTGATATACCTATTTAATGTATGTTTCGCTTACGCTAATGAGGATAAGGGGTCATTAAGTCCTGAGAATATAGTAATTAATCAAATTGATAATGTAGACACACAGGAACTGCAAGATATATTAAATACAATTAATAGAGATTTTGATGAGTTTTTTCCCAAAATTGAAATAAAGAGCTTTTTACAAAAGCTCATTAGGGGAGAGGAAACTTTATCTTTTAAACAAATTTTATTAGGCAGTCTAAACTATTTGTTTAGAGAGATTGTAGCTAATTGGAAGCTTCTGGGCCAGATAATAATATTATCTGCCATATGCAGTATATTATCGAACCTACAAAGTGCCTTTGAAAATGATGTAGTAGCAAAGCTTGCATATAACGCTTGTTATTTAGTAATAGCTTCAATAACAATCCGTAGCTTCATAATTGCTATTAATTTAGGTAAAGAAACTATAGATATGATGGTTACATTTATGCAAACACTAATGCCTATTCTTCTGGCAATGATAATTGCTATGGGGGGTATAACCACATCAGCTTTCTTTCAAGCATTTTTAATCGGTGCAATAGGTATAATTGGTACAGTTATAAAAACTGTAGTATTGCCATTAGTTCTATTCTCTGCTGTTTTATCTATAGTAAATAATTTTTCAACAAAAATACAGGTAACAAAGCTAGCAACCTTAATTAAGCAGGCAGCGGCCTTAGTTTTAGGCTTTATGTTTACAGCCTTTGTAGGAGTAATAACAGTACAAGGCTTAACATCCTCAACGGTAGATGGCATTACTATTAGAACAGCTAAGTTCGCAGTTGATAAATTTGTACCAATAGTAGGTGGATTTTTATCAGATGCAATGGATACTGTTATAGGTGCTTCGTTAATTTTAAAAAATGGAATTGGCGCTATTGGGTTTATAACTATATTTTTAATCTGTCTTATGCCAGTAATTAAAATATTAGCCCTAATAGCTATATATAAATTATGTGCAGCCGTAGTTGAACCTCTATCACAAAGTAATTTAGTTAAGTGTTTAAATGAAATGAGTGGTGCTTTAGTACTTTTATTTGCAACAATATCATCCGTAGCTATTATGTTTTTTATAACAATTGCAATTATAGTCGGGACTGGAAATATTACTGTAATGATGAGGTGA